The Longimicrobium sp. genome includes the window GAAACCTTCGAGGAGCACGACGCGATCGTTGCGGCGATCGAGTCGGGGCACGCGGAGGTCGCGGAGCGTGCGGTGCGTACCAACTGGTTCAATGGCGCCGACCGGCTCGCGAAGATCGTAGAACGGGTGGGCGAAGCCGGGTTCCTGAGCGGATTCTCGTCGGCGCAGCACCACACACCCGCCTCGGCCCGCGGCCTAACCGGCTGAGCGGCGCCGCCCGATCTCCACGCCATCAGACGTACACAGCGACAGGGCTACTGCCGGGCATCGAGACCAATCTGCGCGTGCAGCCAATCATGCCGATCCTGCGCGGCCTGTAGATTGAGTCCGTGTCCCGCGTCGTACCAGCGGATCGTCCTGGGCTCCGGCACGGCGGTGTGCAACGCCTCCGCATCGGCCGGGGGCACCAGGGTGTCCGTTCGTCCGTTTTGCAGCAGCAGCGCGGTGGATGCGTGCGGAATGAACCGGATCGGCTCGATGGGTACCATCTCCCGGAACCAGTCGGCGCGTGTCGCGCAGGGCAGGCTGGCCATGAAGTTGGAATCTTCCGGACCGGTGAAGTGCGAGACGAGACCGCCGTCTCCCACCACGAGTACCGCGGCTTTGAGGCGCCGTTCGATGCCGGCGAACAGCGCACCCATCGCGCCGCCGTAGCTGATGCCCACGTAGGCGATGCGATCATCGTCGACGTTGGGCCGCGCGCGCAACACGTCGACGGCGCGTTGCAGATCCTTGATCAGCTGGATCTGCTCGGCCCGATCCGCGGTGCTGAACCGGACGGGCTGTCCGGCGCGGCGGGCAAACGGCGCATCGATCGCGATCA containing:
- a CDS encoding alpha/beta fold hydrolase codes for the protein MFDPVNRSGLRPGIVLMHGMPGTARGMANTAQMLAEHGAVVIAIDAPFARRAGQPVRFSTADRAEQIQLIKDLQRAVDVLRARPNVDDDRIAYVGISYGGAMGALFAGIERRLKAAVLVVGDGGLVSHFTGPEDSNFMASLPCATRADWFREMVPIEPIRFIPHASTALLLQNGRTDTLVPPADAEALHTAVPEPRTIRWYDAGHGLNLQAAQDRHDWLHAQIGLDARQ